Proteins from one Rubripirellula tenax genomic window:
- a CDS encoding TetR/AcrR family transcriptional regulator produces the protein MPWEKSFEQSDVIERAKEAFWEKGYAATSISDVTAATGIERGSLYNTFDGKHDLFVRAQLKYRGERRAGKLRMLETVNDRREAIAMFFSFPRKSHTERS, from the coding sequence ATGCCCTGGGAAAAATCATTTGAACAATCGGACGTGATCGAGCGGGCGAAGGAGGCCTTCTGGGAAAAGGGATATGCCGCCACATCGATCTCTGACGTCACAGCAGCGACAGGAATCGAACGGGGGAGTCTGTACAACACATTTGACGGGAAACATGATCTTTTCGTGCGTGCGCAGCTGAAGTACCGCGGTGAACGCAGGGCCGGTAAGTTGCGAATGCTGGAAACGGTCAATGATCGGCGTGAAGCGATCGCGATGTTTTTTTCTTTCCCTCGTAAAAGCCACACTGAACGATCCTGA
- a CDS encoding TetR family transcriptional regulator C-terminal domain-containing protein, with protein MIGVKRSRCFFLSLVKATLNDPDKKGCLLFDTAMEFPSHDDDVKQLVSEEIENVVAFFEGRIERGKKLGKIPDSVDTRPTAKSLIALVIRIHVLGRGAFGKTALQQFARYAVGMIS; from the coding sequence ATGATCGGCGTGAAGCGATCGCGATGTTTTTTTCTTTCCCTCGTAAAAGCCACACTGAACGATCCTGACAAGAAAGGATGCTTGCTGTTCGACACCGCGATGGAATTTCCGTCACACGATGATGATGTCAAGCAACTTGTTTCGGAGGAAATTGAAAACGTCGTTGCGTTTTTTGAAGGACGAATCGAGAGAGGCAAGAAGCTTGGCAAGATTCCCGATTCCGTTGACACTCGCCCCACGGCAAAATCCTTGATCGCCCTAGTCATTAGGATTCATGTGCTGGGTCGCGGGGCGTTTGGGAAAACGGCGTTGCAGCAATTCGCGAGATATGCGGTTGGCATGATTTCCTAG